The Chryseobacterium indicum genome contains a region encoding:
- a CDS encoding DUF5687 family protein gives MFLKFLRLEIKSFFRGSSLGINLAMKILRFIGILYFMACLVGGAFGAFFYIQEEMHQDPIKVVSKFMIAAWAVDLIAKYIWQELPTQNIKPFLTLNIPKKTLVNYMLGKTFLSAFSWFNSLFLITFSIIALFNGYDVLGVVGWLIGISLLFYLNNFINILFNDKETIVIVVGCIFAAVAGLAYYNIVPVLDYSEQFFYNFFERPYFVVISIGLFFGLWKICYNHIRKIFYLDEGLEAKKEIGRTENITFLNKYGAIGTFINNDIKMLKRNKVTKGILWGSIMFLFYGLLMFSSPVYKTPAMMMLMGLFVTGGFQFMFGQRVPAFDSSYYPLMMTLNVPYKEYLKAKWWLMNIVTAFSMILAVCYAYFGWEMYLTFFAAGIYNIGVNSQFTLWSGAFNKTQMDLNAKEKRFGQKNSFNVKALLLLIPKMFLPMLVFALMQKFFSITAGVISIGVLGVIGFFIREKIFDIIVKHYKVEKYSTLEAFKNKD, from the coding sequence ATGTTTTTAAAATTCCTCAGATTAGAAATCAAAAGCTTTTTTCGGGGCAGTTCTTTAGGAATCAATCTGGCGATGAAGATTCTTCGATTTATCGGGATTCTTTATTTTATGGCTTGTCTTGTAGGAGGAGCTTTTGGCGCATTTTTTTATATTCAGGAAGAAATGCATCAGGATCCCATTAAGGTGGTTTCAAAATTCATGATTGCAGCTTGGGCGGTTGACCTCATTGCCAAATACATATGGCAGGAATTACCGACACAGAATATAAAGCCGTTTCTTACGCTCAATATTCCCAAAAAGACATTGGTGAATTATATGCTGGGAAAAACATTTCTGTCTGCTTTCAGTTGGTTCAATTCCCTTTTCCTGATTACTTTTTCCATCATTGCATTATTCAACGGATATGATGTTTTAGGCGTTGTGGGATGGCTGATTGGGATTTCGCTGTTATTTTACCTCAACAATTTTATCAACATTCTTTTTAACGATAAAGAAACCATTGTCATCGTTGTCGGATGTATTTTTGCGGCAGTTGCAGGATTGGCGTATTACAATATTGTTCCGGTTTTGGATTATTCTGAGCAGTTTTTTTATAATTTTTTTGAAAGACCTTATTTTGTAGTGATTTCCATCGGGTTGTTTTTCGGGTTGTGGAAAATCTGTTACAACCATATCCGGAAAATATTTTATCTGGATGAAGGTCTGGAAGCTAAAAAAGAAATCGGAAGAACTGAGAATATTACCTTTCTCAACAAATACGGAGCGATCGGAACATTTATCAACAATGATATTAAAATGCTGAAACGCAATAAGGTAACGAAAGGGATTTTGTGGGGAAGCATTATGTTTCTGTTCTACGGACTGCTGATGTTTTCGTCACCGGTTTATAAAACTCCTGCGATGATGATGTTAATGGGATTGTTCGTTACCGGAGGATTTCAGTTTATGTTCGGACAGCGGGTTCCTGCTTTCGACAGCTCTTACTATCCTTTGATGATGACGCTGAATGTTCCCTACAAAGAATACCTGAAAGCAAAATGGTGGCTGATGAATATTGTCACTGCTTTTTCCATGATTCTGGCGGTTTGTTATGCCTATTTCGGCTGGGAAATGTATCTTACCTTCTTCGCTGCCGGAATTTACAATATCGGGGTAAATTCTCAGTTTACACTTTGGTCGGGCGCTTTTAACAAAACGCAGATGGATCTTAATGCCAAAGAAAAAAGATTCGGACAGAAAAACAGCTTTAACGTAAAAGCACTCTTGCTGCTGATTCCGAAGATGTTTCTTCCGATGCTTGTTTTCGCATTGATGCAGAAATTTTTCAGTATTACAGCGGGAGTTATCAGTATCGGAGTTTTAGGAGTAATCGGATTTTTTATCAGGGAAAAGATATTCGATATTATCGTAAAACATTACAAGGTAGAAAAATACAGTACATTAGAAGCATTCAAAAACAAAGATTAA